One genomic segment of Balaenoptera musculus isolate JJ_BM4_2016_0621 chromosome 11, mBalMus1.pri.v3, whole genome shotgun sequence includes these proteins:
- the ZSCAN16 gene encoding zinc finger and SCAN domain-containing protein 16 isoform X1 — MATSLEPEEQKGLLIVKADHYGGQDSISQKYSPHRRELFRQHFRKLCYQDAPGPREALTQLWELCHQWLSPECHTKEQILDLLVLEQFLSILPRDLQAWVQAHHPETGEEAVTVLEDLERELDEPRKQVVPANSERQDTLLDKLAPLRRPHESLTIQLHHKKTQQEQESGEPQRNDDKTKTKNEELSQKEDIPKDMEFLGKINNRLTKAIPQYPESKDAIESEGRFEWQQRERRRYKCDDCGKSFSHSSDLSKHRRTHTGEKPYKCDECGKAFVQHSHLIGHHRVHTGVKPYKCKECGKDFSGRTGLIQHQRIHTGEKPYECDECGRPFRVSSALIRHQRIHTANKLY, encoded by the exons ATGGCCACATCCCTGGAACCTGAGGAACAAAAAGGACTTTTAATAGTTAAGGCAGACCATTATGGGGGACAGGACTCCATCTCACAAAAGTACAGTCCTCACAGAAGGGAACTCTTCAGGCAGCACTTCAGGAAGCTCTGCTATCAGGATGCACCTGGACCCCGTGAAGCTCTTACCCAGCTCTGGGAGCTTTGCCACCAGTGGCTGAGCCCAGAATGCCACACAAAGGAGCAGATTTTAGACCTGCTGGTGCTTGAACAGTTCCTGAGCATTCTCCCTAGGGACCTGCAAGCATGGGTGCAGGCACACCATCCAGAGACTGGAGAGGAGGCGGTGACTGTGCTGGAGGATCTGGAGAGAGAGCTTGATGAACCTCGAAAGCAGGTG GTCCCAGCCAATTCAGAAAGACAGGACACACTTTTGGACAAGTTGGCCCCCTTGAGAAGGCCACATGAGTCACTGACTATCCAGCTCCATCACAAGAAGACCCAGCAGGAGCAGGAATCTGGGGAGCCCCAAAGGAATG atgataaaaccaaGACTAAGAATGAAGAGTTGTCCCAGAAGGAAGATATACCCAAAGACATGGAATTCCTTGGGAAAATAAACAACAGACTTACCAAAGCTATTCCTCAGTATCCTGAATCCAAAGATGCTATTGAAAGTGAAGGCAGATTCGAATGGCAACAGAGGGAAAGAAGACGCTATAAATGTGATGACTGTGGAAAAAGTTTCAGTCATAGCTCAGACCTTAGTAAACACAGgagaactcacactggagagaagccctataAATGTGacgaatgtggaaaagccttcgtTCAACATTCACATCTCATTGGACATCATAGAGTACACACTGGAGTGAAACCCtataaatgtaaagaatgtgggaaagaTTTCAGTGGGCGCACAGGTCTCATTCAGCATCAGAGAATCCACACAGGtgaaaaaccctatgaatgtgATGAGTGTGGGAGGCCCTTCCGTGTAAGTTCAGCCCTTATTAGacatcaaagaattcatacaGCAAATAAGCTCTACTAA
- the ZSCAN16 gene encoding zinc finger and SCAN domain-containing protein 16 isoform X2 has translation MATSLEPEEQKGLLIVKADHYGGQDSISQKYSPHRRELFRQHFRKLCYQDAPGPREALTQLWELCHQWLSPECHTKEQILDLLVLEQFLSILPRDLQAWVQAHHPETGEEAVTVLEDLERELDEPRKQVPANSERQDTLLDKLAPLRRPHESLTIQLHHKKTQQEQESGEPQRNDDKTKTKNEELSQKEDIPKDMEFLGKINNRLTKAIPQYPESKDAIESEGRFEWQQRERRRYKCDDCGKSFSHSSDLSKHRRTHTGEKPYKCDECGKAFVQHSHLIGHHRVHTGVKPYKCKECGKDFSGRTGLIQHQRIHTGEKPYECDECGRPFRVSSALIRHQRIHTANKLY, from the exons ATGGCCACATCCCTGGAACCTGAGGAACAAAAAGGACTTTTAATAGTTAAGGCAGACCATTATGGGGGACAGGACTCCATCTCACAAAAGTACAGTCCTCACAGAAGGGAACTCTTCAGGCAGCACTTCAGGAAGCTCTGCTATCAGGATGCACCTGGACCCCGTGAAGCTCTTACCCAGCTCTGGGAGCTTTGCCACCAGTGGCTGAGCCCAGAATGCCACACAAAGGAGCAGATTTTAGACCTGCTGGTGCTTGAACAGTTCCTGAGCATTCTCCCTAGGGACCTGCAAGCATGGGTGCAGGCACACCATCCAGAGACTGGAGAGGAGGCGGTGACTGTGCTGGAGGATCTGGAGAGAGAGCTTGATGAACCTCGAAAGCAG GTCCCAGCCAATTCAGAAAGACAGGACACACTTTTGGACAAGTTGGCCCCCTTGAGAAGGCCACATGAGTCACTGACTATCCAGCTCCATCACAAGAAGACCCAGCAGGAGCAGGAATCTGGGGAGCCCCAAAGGAATG atgataaaaccaaGACTAAGAATGAAGAGTTGTCCCAGAAGGAAGATATACCCAAAGACATGGAATTCCTTGGGAAAATAAACAACAGACTTACCAAAGCTATTCCTCAGTATCCTGAATCCAAAGATGCTATTGAAAGTGAAGGCAGATTCGAATGGCAACAGAGGGAAAGAAGACGCTATAAATGTGATGACTGTGGAAAAAGTTTCAGTCATAGCTCAGACCTTAGTAAACACAGgagaactcacactggagagaagccctataAATGTGacgaatgtggaaaagccttcgtTCAACATTCACATCTCATTGGACATCATAGAGTACACACTGGAGTGAAACCCtataaatgtaaagaatgtgggaaagaTTTCAGTGGGCGCACAGGTCTCATTCAGCATCAGAGAATCCACACAGGtgaaaaaccctatgaatgtgATGAGTGTGGGAGGCCCTTCCGTGTAAGTTCAGCCCTTATTAGacatcaaagaattcatacaGCAAATAAGCTCTACTAA